In the genome of Drosophila pseudoobscura strain MV-25-SWS-2005 chromosome 3, UCI_Dpse_MV25, whole genome shotgun sequence, one region contains:
- the KCNQ gene encoding potassium voltage-gated channel subfamily KQT member 4 isoform X15, with translation MDPDNDIYAFYDIRGYKGKCRPGGPNSERNLQPRMSLLGKPLNYNRGSRRDVRYRRLQSRLYNFLERPRGLHAIFYHVMVFLMVFTCLALSVFSTIKEYEDDAVYILFRMEILVVIWFTMEFGARLWSSGCRSRYQGCLGRLKFVKRPFCIIDIVTILASIVVLGMGTSGQVFATSALRGLRFFQILRMVRMDRRGGTWKLLGSVVYAHRQELITTMYIGFLGLIFASFLVYMWEKDVNDKFSNFAQALWWGVITLCTVGYGDMVPITWQGKLIASCCALLGISFFALPAGILGSGFALKVQQQQRQKHMIRRRQPAATLIQAVWRCYASDEHSVSVATWKIHQVALPSPPASRASSSFKHNTSFVARLPTIRRHKSQTIQTPGADGSGLSKPPGSSRASTRYTRTIRDINASVENLDEEDEPRCTQLTNRHKTAIRFIRKLKYFVARRKFKEALKPYDVKDVMEQYAAGHVDLLGRVKMLHLRLDQILGKQGSKAKDVYASKISLASRVVKVERQVADIEEKLDVLIKAYMEDRDRFLALPLPAKPSKIHSISPSHNPLHHTHNLSMIDVWKRTAALSVHPEHTPTATSATSTDGTELRALTSTQTITTTTDVIATQTPMPPHTQHTSTNTKSSVLNSYQLGSEKQQHNDVFMTELDNRTKKRVTLSLHRSTSEPYSKQEQRISIPDEGAQSLECAAKATPPDSSIILIDEYEDFEEEDLNCEGEMEHFPSWEIDSDIGVDVDVDADGDGDCDESTEDTALLHCATRTAIVITPISPVSSAHNLQQLNDQTTTLNKSNLLPPDSG, from the exons ATGGATCCCGACAACGATATTTATGCATTCTACGACATCCGGGGGTACAAGGG GAAATGTAGACCGGGTGGGCCAAACTCGGAAAGAAACCTGCAACCGCGAATGTCACTCCTAGGGAAGccgctgaactacaatcgcgGCTCTCGCCGCGATGTTCGTTACCGGCGTCTCCAGAGTCGCCTCTACAACTTCCTGGAGCGTCCGCGCGGCCTGCATGCCATCTTTTACCATGTGATGGT ATTCCTGATGGTGTTCACATGCCTCGCCCTGAGCGTGTTTTCCACCATCAAGGAGTACGAGGACGACGCCGTGTACATTCTCTTTCGGATGGAGATCCTGGTTGTCATCTGGTTTACGATGGAGTTCGGTGCCCGACTATGGTCGTCGGGCTGCCGGTCGCGCTACCAGGGCTGCCTGGGGCGTCTGAAGTTCGTAAAGAGACCATTTTGTATTATAG ATATTGTCACCATTTTAGCCTCAATTGTAGTATTAGGCATGGGCACTTCGGGCCAGGTGTTCGCCACGAGCGCGTTGCGAGGCCTGCGGTTCTTTCAGATACTGCGCATGGTGCGCATGGATCGTCGCGGAGGCACCTGGAAGCTCCTCGGTTCGGTTGTATACGCACACAGACAG GAGCTGATCACAACCATGTATATAGGATTCTTAGGACTAATCTTTGCATCATTCCTGGTCTACATGTGGGAGAAGGATGTCAACGACAAGTTCAGCAACTTTGCACAGGCCCTCTGGTGGGGTGTG ATCACACTGTGCACGGTGGGCTACGGCGACATGGTGCCCATCACCTGGCAGGGCAAGCTGATTGCCTCCTGTTGCGCCCTCCTGGGCATCTCGTTTTTCGCTCTGCCGGCG GGAATCCTGGGCAGCGGCTTTGCACTgaaggtgcagcagcagcagcgacagaagCACATGATCCGACGGCGCCAGCCGGCGGCCACACTCATCCAGGCCGTGTGGCGGTGCTATGCGTCCGATGAGCATTCCGTGTCTGTGGCCACGTGGAAGATACACCAGGTGGCTCTGCCCAGTCCGCCGGCTTC ACGCGCGTCCTCCAGCTTTAAGCACAACACATCTTTCGTGGCCCGGCTGCCCACAATTAGGCGACACAAGAGCCAGACCATCCAGACCCCGGGTGCCGATGGCAGCGGCCTGTCCAAGCCCCCGGGCTCGTCCCGTGCCTCCACACGTTATACTCGCACCATTCGGGACATCAATGCATCCGTCGAGAACTTGG ATGAGGAAGATGAGCCGCGCTGCACGCAGCTAACCAATAGACACAAGACGGCCATTCGGTTCATTCGCAAG CTCAAGTACTTTGTGGCACGGCGCAAGTTCAAGGAGGCCTTGAAGCCGTACGATGTCAAGGATGTCATGGAGCAGTACGCAGCTG GCCACGTGGACCTGTTGGGTCGCGTTAAGATGCTTCATTTGCG TTTGGATCAAATCCTGGGCAAACAAGGCTCCAAGGCCAAGGACGTCTATGCATCTAAAATAAGTTTAGCCTCCCGTGTGGTTAAAGTCGAGCGACAG GTCGCTGACATAGAAGAGAAACTGGACGTGCTGATCAAAGCCTACATGGAGGATCGTGATAGATTCTTGGCCCTACCCCTCCCAGCAAAGCCCAGCAAAATACATTCCATTAGCCCTAGCCACAATCCCCTGCACCACACTCACAACCTGTCGATGATCGATGTTTGGAAGCGCACCGCGGCACTGAGTGTGCATCCAGAGCACACACCGACCGCCACTTCGGCCACATCCACGGATGGTACAGAGCTGAGGGCGCTCACCTCCACGCAGACAATCACAACGACAACCGATGTGATCGCCACGCAAACCCCGATGCCGCCTCACACGCAGCATACATCGACCAATACCAAG TCTTCCGTGCTTAACTCATATCAGTTGGGGTctgagaagcagcagcacaatgATGTTTTTATGACTGAATTAGATAATAGGACCAAGAAACGTGTTACGTTAAG CCTGCATAGATCCACATCGGAGCCATATAGCAAGCAGGAACAGCGCATTAGTATACCAGACGAGGGAGCACAATCCCTGGAGTGCGCTGCAAAGGCAACGCCGCCAGATAGTTCaa TTATCCTTATCGACGAGTATGAGGACTTCGAAGAAGAAGATCTGAACTGTGAGGGCGAAATGGAGCATTTCCCATCGTGGGAGATCGACAGCGACATTGGGGTcgacgtggatgtggatgctgacggtgacggtgactgTGATGAGTCCACTGAGGACACGGCCCTGCTGCACTGTGCCACGCGCACCGCCATTGTTATTACACCAATTAGCCCA GTAAGCTCCGCACACAATCTTCAACAGTTAAATGACCAAACTACAACGCttaataaatcaaatttgcTTCCGCCAGACTCTGGCTAG
- the KCNQ gene encoding potassium voltage-gated channel subfamily KQT member 1 isoform X10, giving the protein MDPDNDIYAFYDIRGYKGKCRPGGPNSERNLQPRMSLLGKPLNYNRGSRRDVRYRRLQSRLYNFLERPRGLHAIFYHVMVFLMVFTCLALSVFSTIKEYEDDAVYILFRMEILVVIWFTMEFGARLWSSGCRSRYQGCLGRLKFVKRPFCIIDIVTILASIVVLGMGTSGQVFATSALRGLRFFQILRMVRMDRRGGTWKLLGSVVYAHRQELITTMYIGFLGLIFASFLVYMWEKDVNDKFSNFAQALWWGVITLCTVGYGDMVPITWQGKLIASCCALLGISFFALPAGILGSGFALKVQQQQRQKHMIRRRQPAATLIQAVWRCYASDEHSVSVATWKIHQVALPSPPASRASSSFKHNTSFVARLPTIRRHKSQTIQTPGADGSGLSKPPGSSRASTRYTRTIRDINASVENLEVVQNGKSMNPSFSEDSVAETTCLKNIKNSDDEEDEPRCTQLTNRHKTAIRFIRKLKYFVARRKFKEALKPYDVKDVMEQYAAGHVDLLGRVKMLHLRLDQILGKQGSKAKDVYASKISLASRVVKVERQVADIEEKLDVLIKAYMEDRDRFLALPLPAKPSKIHSISPSHNPLHHTHNLSMIDVWKRTAALSVHPEHTPTATSATSTDGTELRALTSTQTITTTTDVIATQTPMPPHTQHTSTNTKSSVLNSYQLGSEKQQHNDVFMTELDNRTKKRVTLSLHRSTSEPYSKQEQRISIPDEGAQSLECAAKATPPDSSIILIDEYEDFEEEDLNCEGEMEHFPSWEIDSDIGVDVDVDADGDGDCDESTEDTALLHCATRTAIVITPISPVSSAHNLQQLNDQTTTLNKSNLLPPDSG; this is encoded by the exons ATGGATCCCGACAACGATATTTATGCATTCTACGACATCCGGGGGTACAAGGG GAAATGTAGACCGGGTGGGCCAAACTCGGAAAGAAACCTGCAACCGCGAATGTCACTCCTAGGGAAGccgctgaactacaatcgcgGCTCTCGCCGCGATGTTCGTTACCGGCGTCTCCAGAGTCGCCTCTACAACTTCCTGGAGCGTCCGCGCGGCCTGCATGCCATCTTTTACCATGTGATGGT ATTCCTGATGGTGTTCACATGCCTCGCCCTGAGCGTGTTTTCCACCATCAAGGAGTACGAGGACGACGCCGTGTACATTCTCTTTCGGATGGAGATCCTGGTTGTCATCTGGTTTACGATGGAGTTCGGTGCCCGACTATGGTCGTCGGGCTGCCGGTCGCGCTACCAGGGCTGCCTGGGGCGTCTGAAGTTCGTAAAGAGACCATTTTGTATTATAG ATATTGTCACCATTTTAGCCTCAATTGTAGTATTAGGCATGGGCACTTCGGGCCAGGTGTTCGCCACGAGCGCGTTGCGAGGCCTGCGGTTCTTTCAGATACTGCGCATGGTGCGCATGGATCGTCGCGGAGGCACCTGGAAGCTCCTCGGTTCGGTTGTATACGCACACAGACAG GAGCTGATCACAACCATGTATATAGGATTCTTAGGACTAATCTTTGCATCATTCCTGGTCTACATGTGGGAGAAGGATGTCAACGACAAGTTCAGCAACTTTGCACAGGCCCTCTGGTGGGGTGTG ATCACACTGTGCACGGTGGGCTACGGCGACATGGTGCCCATCACCTGGCAGGGCAAGCTGATTGCCTCCTGTTGCGCCCTCCTGGGCATCTCGTTTTTCGCTCTGCCGGCG GGAATCCTGGGCAGCGGCTTTGCACTgaaggtgcagcagcagcagcgacagaagCACATGATCCGACGGCGCCAGCCGGCGGCCACACTCATCCAGGCCGTGTGGCGGTGCTATGCGTCCGATGAGCATTCCGTGTCTGTGGCCACGTGGAAGATACACCAGGTGGCTCTGCCCAGTCCGCCGGCTTC ACGCGCGTCCTCCAGCTTTAAGCACAACACATCTTTCGTGGCCCGGCTGCCCACAATTAGGCGACACAAGAGCCAGACCATCCAGACCCCGGGTGCCGATGGCAGCGGCCTGTCCAAGCCCCCGGGCTCGTCCCGTGCCTCCACACGTTATACTCGCACCATTCGGGACATCAATGCATCCGTCGAGAACTTGG AGGTAGTACAGAATGGCAAATCCATGAATCCAAGTTTCAGCGAAGATTCTGTGGCTGAGACCACTtgcttaaaaaatattaaaaattcagACG ATGAGGAAGATGAGCCGCGCTGCACGCAGCTAACCAATAGACACAAGACGGCCATTCGGTTCATTCGCAAG CTCAAGTACTTTGTGGCACGGCGCAAGTTCAAGGAGGCCTTGAAGCCGTACGATGTCAAGGATGTCATGGAGCAGTACGCAGCTG GCCACGTGGACCTGTTGGGTCGCGTTAAGATGCTTCATTTGCG TTTGGATCAAATCCTGGGCAAACAAGGCTCCAAGGCCAAGGACGTCTATGCATCTAAAATAAGTTTAGCCTCCCGTGTGGTTAAAGTCGAGCGACAG GTCGCTGACATAGAAGAGAAACTGGACGTGCTGATCAAAGCCTACATGGAGGATCGTGATAGATTCTTGGCCCTACCCCTCCCAGCAAAGCCCAGCAAAATACATTCCATTAGCCCTAGCCACAATCCCCTGCACCACACTCACAACCTGTCGATGATCGATGTTTGGAAGCGCACCGCGGCACTGAGTGTGCATCCAGAGCACACACCGACCGCCACTTCGGCCACATCCACGGATGGTACAGAGCTGAGGGCGCTCACCTCCACGCAGACAATCACAACGACAACCGATGTGATCGCCACGCAAACCCCGATGCCGCCTCACACGCAGCATACATCGACCAATACCAAG TCTTCCGTGCTTAACTCATATCAGTTGGGGTctgagaagcagcagcacaatgATGTTTTTATGACTGAATTAGATAATAGGACCAAGAAACGTGTTACGTTAAG CCTGCATAGATCCACATCGGAGCCATATAGCAAGCAGGAACAGCGCATTAGTATACCAGACGAGGGAGCACAATCCCTGGAGTGCGCTGCAAAGGCAACGCCGCCAGATAGTTCaa TTATCCTTATCGACGAGTATGAGGACTTCGAAGAAGAAGATCTGAACTGTGAGGGCGAAATGGAGCATTTCCCATCGTGGGAGATCGACAGCGACATTGGGGTcgacgtggatgtggatgctgacggtgacggtgactgTGATGAGTCCACTGAGGACACGGCCCTGCTGCACTGTGCCACGCGCACCGCCATTGTTATTACACCAATTAGCCCA GTAAGCTCCGCACACAATCTTCAACAGTTAAATGACCAAACTACAACGCttaataaatcaaatttgcTTCCGCCAGACTCTGGCTAG
- the KCNQ gene encoding potassium voltage-gated channel subfamily KQT member 4 isoform X14 yields MDPDNDIYAFYDIRGKCRPGGPNSERNLQPRMSLLGKPLNYNRGSRRDVRYRRLQSRLYNFLERPRGLHAIFYHVMVFLMVFTCLALSVFSTIKEYEDDAVYILFRMEILVVIWFTMEFGARLWSSGCRSRYQGCLGRLKFVKRPFCIIDIVTILASIVVLGMGTSGQVFATSALRGLRFFQILRMVRMDRRGGTWKLLGSVVYAHRQELITTMYIGFLGLIFASFLVYMWEKDVNDKFSNFAQALWWGVITLCTVGYGDMVPITWQGKLIASCCALLGISFFALPAGILGSGFALKVQQQQRQKHMIRRRQPAATLIQAVWRCYASDEHSVSVATWKIHQVALPSPPASRASSSFKHNTSFVARLPTIRRHKSQTIQTPGADGSGLSKPPGSSRASTRYTRTIRDINASVENLDEEDEPRCTQLTNRHKTAIRFIRKLKYFVARRKFKEALKPYDVKDVMEQYAAGHVDLLGRVKMLHLRLDQILGKQGSKAKDVYASKISLASRVVKVERQVADIEEKLDVLIKAYMEDRDRFLALPLPAKPSKIHSISPSHNPLHHTHNLSMIDVWKRTAALSVHPEHTPTATSATSTDGTELRALTSTQTITTTTDVIATQTPMPPHTQHTSTNTKSSVLNSYQLGSEKQQHNDVFMTELDNRTKKRVTLSLHRSTSEPYSKQEQRISIPDEGAQSLECAAKATPPDSSIILIDEYEDFEEEDLNCEGEMEHFPSWEIDSDIGVDVDVDADGDGDCDESTEDTALLHCATRTAIVITPISPVSSAHNLQQLNDQTTTLNKSNLLPPDSG; encoded by the exons ATGGATCCCGACAACGATATTTATGCATTCTACGACATCCGGGG GAAATGTAGACCGGGTGGGCCAAACTCGGAAAGAAACCTGCAACCGCGAATGTCACTCCTAGGGAAGccgctgaactacaatcgcgGCTCTCGCCGCGATGTTCGTTACCGGCGTCTCCAGAGTCGCCTCTACAACTTCCTGGAGCGTCCGCGCGGCCTGCATGCCATCTTTTACCATGTGATGGT ATTCCTGATGGTGTTCACATGCCTCGCCCTGAGCGTGTTTTCCACCATCAAGGAGTACGAGGACGACGCCGTGTACATTCTCTTTCGGATGGAGATCCTGGTTGTCATCTGGTTTACGATGGAGTTCGGTGCCCGACTATGGTCGTCGGGCTGCCGGTCGCGCTACCAGGGCTGCCTGGGGCGTCTGAAGTTCGTAAAGAGACCATTTTGTATTATAG ATATTGTCACCATTTTAGCCTCAATTGTAGTATTAGGCATGGGCACTTCGGGCCAGGTGTTCGCCACGAGCGCGTTGCGAGGCCTGCGGTTCTTTCAGATACTGCGCATGGTGCGCATGGATCGTCGCGGAGGCACCTGGAAGCTCCTCGGTTCGGTTGTATACGCACACAGACAG GAGCTGATCACAACCATGTATATAGGATTCTTAGGACTAATCTTTGCATCATTCCTGGTCTACATGTGGGAGAAGGATGTCAACGACAAGTTCAGCAACTTTGCACAGGCCCTCTGGTGGGGTGTG ATCACACTGTGCACGGTGGGCTACGGCGACATGGTGCCCATCACCTGGCAGGGCAAGCTGATTGCCTCCTGTTGCGCCCTCCTGGGCATCTCGTTTTTCGCTCTGCCGGCG GGAATCCTGGGCAGCGGCTTTGCACTgaaggtgcagcagcagcagcgacagaagCACATGATCCGACGGCGCCAGCCGGCGGCCACACTCATCCAGGCCGTGTGGCGGTGCTATGCGTCCGATGAGCATTCCGTGTCTGTGGCCACGTGGAAGATACACCAGGTGGCTCTGCCCAGTCCGCCGGCTTC ACGCGCGTCCTCCAGCTTTAAGCACAACACATCTTTCGTGGCCCGGCTGCCCACAATTAGGCGACACAAGAGCCAGACCATCCAGACCCCGGGTGCCGATGGCAGCGGCCTGTCCAAGCCCCCGGGCTCGTCCCGTGCCTCCACACGTTATACTCGCACCATTCGGGACATCAATGCATCCGTCGAGAACTTGG ATGAGGAAGATGAGCCGCGCTGCACGCAGCTAACCAATAGACACAAGACGGCCATTCGGTTCATTCGCAAG CTCAAGTACTTTGTGGCACGGCGCAAGTTCAAGGAGGCCTTGAAGCCGTACGATGTCAAGGATGTCATGGAGCAGTACGCAGCTG GCCACGTGGACCTGTTGGGTCGCGTTAAGATGCTTCATTTGCG TTTGGATCAAATCCTGGGCAAACAAGGCTCCAAGGCCAAGGACGTCTATGCATCTAAAATAAGTTTAGCCTCCCGTGTGGTTAAAGTCGAGCGACAG GTCGCTGACATAGAAGAGAAACTGGACGTGCTGATCAAAGCCTACATGGAGGATCGTGATAGATTCTTGGCCCTACCCCTCCCAGCAAAGCCCAGCAAAATACATTCCATTAGCCCTAGCCACAATCCCCTGCACCACACTCACAACCTGTCGATGATCGATGTTTGGAAGCGCACCGCGGCACTGAGTGTGCATCCAGAGCACACACCGACCGCCACTTCGGCCACATCCACGGATGGTACAGAGCTGAGGGCGCTCACCTCCACGCAGACAATCACAACGACAACCGATGTGATCGCCACGCAAACCCCGATGCCGCCTCACACGCAGCATACATCGACCAATACCAAG TCTTCCGTGCTTAACTCATATCAGTTGGGGTctgagaagcagcagcacaatgATGTTTTTATGACTGAATTAGATAATAGGACCAAGAAACGTGTTACGTTAAG CCTGCATAGATCCACATCGGAGCCATATAGCAAGCAGGAACAGCGCATTAGTATACCAGACGAGGGAGCACAATCCCTGGAGTGCGCTGCAAAGGCAACGCCGCCAGATAGTTCaa TTATCCTTATCGACGAGTATGAGGACTTCGAAGAAGAAGATCTGAACTGTGAGGGCGAAATGGAGCATTTCCCATCGTGGGAGATCGACAGCGACATTGGGGTcgacgtggatgtggatgctgacggtgacggtgactgTGATGAGTCCACTGAGGACACGGCCCTGCTGCACTGTGCCACGCGCACCGCCATTGTTATTACACCAATTAGCCCA GTAAGCTCCGCACACAATCTTCAACAGTTAAATGACCAAACTACAACGCttaataaatcaaatttgcTTCCGCCAGACTCTGGCTAG
- the KCNQ gene encoding potassium voltage-gated channel subfamily KQT member 1 isoform X11: MDPDNDIYAFYDIRGYKGKCRPGGPNSERNLQPRMSLLGKPLNYNRGSRRDVRYRRLQSRLYNFLERPRGLHAIFYHVMVFLMVFTCLALSVFSTIKEYEDDAVYILFRMEILVVIWFTMEFGARLWSSGCRSRYQGCLGRLKFVKRPFCIIDIVTILASIVVLGMGTSGQVFATSALRGLRFFQILRMVRMDRRGGTWKLLGSVVYAHRQELITTMYIGFLGLIFASFLVYMWEKDVNDKFSNFAQALWWGVITLCTVGYGDMVPITWQGKLIASCCALLGISFFALPAGILGSGFALKVQQQQRQKHMIRRRQPAATLIQAVWRCYASDEHSVSVATWKIHQVALPSPPASRASSSFKHNTSFVARLPTIRRHKSQTIQTPGADGSGLSKPPGSSRASTRYTRTIRDINASVENLASNQNLTHKSISLIHKLPADEEDEPRCTQLTNRHKTAIRFIRKLKYFVARRKFKEALKPYDVKDVMEQYAAGHVDLLGRVKMLHLRLDQILGKQGSKAKDVYASKISLASRVVKVERQVADIEEKLDVLIKAYMEDRDRFLALPLPAKPSKIHSISPSHNPLHHTHNLSMIDVWKRTAALSVHPEHTPTATSATSTDGTELRALTSTQTITTTTDVIATQTPMPPHTQHTSTNTKSSVLNSYQLGSEKQQHNDVFMTELDNRTKKRVTLSLHRSTSEPYSKQEQRISIPDEGAQSLECAAKATPPDSSIILIDEYEDFEEEDLNCEGEMEHFPSWEIDSDIGVDVDVDADGDGDCDESTEDTALLHCATRTAIVITPISPVSSAHNLQQLNDQTTTLNKSNLLPPDSG; this comes from the exons ATGGATCCCGACAACGATATTTATGCATTCTACGACATCCGGGGGTACAAGGG GAAATGTAGACCGGGTGGGCCAAACTCGGAAAGAAACCTGCAACCGCGAATGTCACTCCTAGGGAAGccgctgaactacaatcgcgGCTCTCGCCGCGATGTTCGTTACCGGCGTCTCCAGAGTCGCCTCTACAACTTCCTGGAGCGTCCGCGCGGCCTGCATGCCATCTTTTACCATGTGATGGT ATTCCTGATGGTGTTCACATGCCTCGCCCTGAGCGTGTTTTCCACCATCAAGGAGTACGAGGACGACGCCGTGTACATTCTCTTTCGGATGGAGATCCTGGTTGTCATCTGGTTTACGATGGAGTTCGGTGCCCGACTATGGTCGTCGGGCTGCCGGTCGCGCTACCAGGGCTGCCTGGGGCGTCTGAAGTTCGTAAAGAGACCATTTTGTATTATAG ATATTGTCACCATTTTAGCCTCAATTGTAGTATTAGGCATGGGCACTTCGGGCCAGGTGTTCGCCACGAGCGCGTTGCGAGGCCTGCGGTTCTTTCAGATACTGCGCATGGTGCGCATGGATCGTCGCGGAGGCACCTGGAAGCTCCTCGGTTCGGTTGTATACGCACACAGACAG GAGCTGATCACAACCATGTATATAGGATTCTTAGGACTAATCTTTGCATCATTCCTGGTCTACATGTGGGAGAAGGATGTCAACGACAAGTTCAGCAACTTTGCACAGGCCCTCTGGTGGGGTGTG ATCACACTGTGCACGGTGGGCTACGGCGACATGGTGCCCATCACCTGGCAGGGCAAGCTGATTGCCTCCTGTTGCGCCCTCCTGGGCATCTCGTTTTTCGCTCTGCCGGCG GGAATCCTGGGCAGCGGCTTTGCACTgaaggtgcagcagcagcagcgacagaagCACATGATCCGACGGCGCCAGCCGGCGGCCACACTCATCCAGGCCGTGTGGCGGTGCTATGCGTCCGATGAGCATTCCGTGTCTGTGGCCACGTGGAAGATACACCAGGTGGCTCTGCCCAGTCCGCCGGCTTC ACGCGCGTCCTCCAGCTTTAAGCACAACACATCTTTCGTGGCCCGGCTGCCCACAATTAGGCGACACAAGAGCCAGACCATCCAGACCCCGGGTGCCGATGGCAGCGGCCTGTCCAAGCCCCCGGGCTCGTCCCGTGCCTCCACACGTTATACTCGCACCATTCGGGACATCAATGCATCCGTCGAGAACTTGG CTAGCAACCAAAACCTAACGCACAAGTCAATCTCTCTGATTCACAAATTGCCCGCAGATGAGGAAGATGAGCCGCGCTGCACGCAGCTAACCAATAGACACAAGACGGCCATTCGGTTCATTCGCAAG CTCAAGTACTTTGTGGCACGGCGCAAGTTCAAGGAGGCCTTGAAGCCGTACGATGTCAAGGATGTCATGGAGCAGTACGCAGCTG GCCACGTGGACCTGTTGGGTCGCGTTAAGATGCTTCATTTGCG TTTGGATCAAATCCTGGGCAAACAAGGCTCCAAGGCCAAGGACGTCTATGCATCTAAAATAAGTTTAGCCTCCCGTGTGGTTAAAGTCGAGCGACAG GTCGCTGACATAGAAGAGAAACTGGACGTGCTGATCAAAGCCTACATGGAGGATCGTGATAGATTCTTGGCCCTACCCCTCCCAGCAAAGCCCAGCAAAATACATTCCATTAGCCCTAGCCACAATCCCCTGCACCACACTCACAACCTGTCGATGATCGATGTTTGGAAGCGCACCGCGGCACTGAGTGTGCATCCAGAGCACACACCGACCGCCACTTCGGCCACATCCACGGATGGTACAGAGCTGAGGGCGCTCACCTCCACGCAGACAATCACAACGACAACCGATGTGATCGCCACGCAAACCCCGATGCCGCCTCACACGCAGCATACATCGACCAATACCAAG TCTTCCGTGCTTAACTCATATCAGTTGGGGTctgagaagcagcagcacaatgATGTTTTTATGACTGAATTAGATAATAGGACCAAGAAACGTGTTACGTTAAG CCTGCATAGATCCACATCGGAGCCATATAGCAAGCAGGAACAGCGCATTAGTATACCAGACGAGGGAGCACAATCCCTGGAGTGCGCTGCAAAGGCAACGCCGCCAGATAGTTCaa TTATCCTTATCGACGAGTATGAGGACTTCGAAGAAGAAGATCTGAACTGTGAGGGCGAAATGGAGCATTTCCCATCGTGGGAGATCGACAGCGACATTGGGGTcgacgtggatgtggatgctgacggtgacggtgactgTGATGAGTCCACTGAGGACACGGCCCTGCTGCACTGTGCCACGCGCACCGCCATTGTTATTACACCAATTAGCCCA GTAAGCTCCGCACACAATCTTCAACAGTTAAATGACCAAACTACAACGCttaataaatcaaatttgcTTCCGCCAGACTCTGGCTAG